A single region of the Pelobates fuscus isolate aPelFus1 chromosome 4, aPelFus1.pri, whole genome shotgun sequence genome encodes:
- the SMIM13 gene encoding small integral membrane protein 13, which produces MWQSVGLTFLVFVATLICVLLFMLCGWYVVWHLFLSKFKFLRELVCDSGSLQGEGESTEPLAEPDAPPTPQRSRPKSARQRRALGEEAT; this is translated from the exons ATGTGGCAGAGTGTGGGATTAACTTTTCTGGTCTTTGTAGCCACTCTAATCTGTGTCCTGCTGTTCATGTTGTGCG GGTGGTACGTGGTATGGCATCTCTTCCTGTCCAAATTTAAATTCCTACGAGAACTTGTCTGCGACAGTGGCTCTTTACAGGGAGAAGGGGAGTCCACAGAACCACTCGCAGAGCCTGATGCTCCACCTACACCTCAGCGATCAAGACCCAAGTCTGCACGACAAAGGAGAGCTTTAGGAGAAGAGGCGACCTAA